The genomic region CCACGTGGAACATGGCCGTTGGCGACGTATGGCCGGCGGTTTCCCGTTTGAATTCATTCGGTCCGCCTTTTTCCGCGGCGGGGCGCGTTTCTCTCGTGCAGAATATGCGTATGTACCCATTCGAACGCGCGCGATTCGCCCTCGTCCTTGAGCACGCGCAACGCTTCTTCGAGCAGCGCCGCCGTGTTGGGATGGATGAGGTAATGGCTCTTGAATTTTTCGTAATATTCCCACGGCGCGGCGTCGGTGTACTTTTCGCCGAGATAGATCATGCTGGCGGCGACGCGGTCGCAGAACATCTCCGCCACGTATTTCCGCGGCATCTCCATGCCGCACATCGGCGGGGCCGCGCCGTCTGCGCCGTCGCCGACGGCGTAGTCGATCCAGTATTCGAAATGATGTTTGTTGCGTCCCTTGTGATGCAGCCACGCCGCGCTGTAGCCCTTGTCGAGGCGCTCGGCGTTGTTGGGGCTGCACGTGCCCTGGTAATACTTGGCCCCCACGAAAAACTCGACGGGCGCGTACTTCGACAGATCGTGCAGCAGGCCCTGCCAGTACAGTCCGAGACGGAAACAGAATTTCATCACCAGCAGCTTGTGCCGCGTGATCGTTTTGAAGTGAAGAAACGGATGCATCGCCGTT from Pyramidobacter piscolens W5455 harbors:
- a CDS encoding DUF5662 family protein gives rise to the protein MHPFLHFKTITRHKLLVMKFCFRLGLYWQGLLHDLSKYAPVEFFVGAKYYQGTCSPNNAERLDKGYSAAWLHHKGRNKHHFEYWIDYAVGDGADGAAPPMCGMEMPRKYVAEMFCDRVAASMIYLGEKYTDAAPWEYYEKFKSHYLIHPNTAALLEEALRVLKDEGESRAFEWVHTHILHERNAPRRGKRRTE